From the Paraflavitalea soli genome, the window ACGTTATCAGCTATACTACACAAAGTAATAATGATAGCCTGGTCTTGCTGAAAGAGAATACCCAATGGGCAATCTCCCAACATCCCGATGCACGGCAGAAAGGACCGCACCGTTACGGCACTTTCAAAGATGCTTTTCAACACAACATGCTATTCGTGTATGGTACGACAGGCACTGCTGCGGAAAACGCCTGGAGCCGTGAAAAGGCGATCTTCGATGCGGAAACATGGTATTATCGTGGTAATGGAGCAGTAGATATTATTGCTGATAAAGACTACTCACCCGAAAAATATAAAGACCGTGGTGTGATCCTCTTTGGTAACAAATCAACCAACAGCGTCTGGAATATTTTACTGAATGATTGCCCTATACAGGTAGAACGAAATAAGATTACCGCCGGTGATAAAACCTGGACCGGCGATCAATATGGCGCCTATATCGTATGGCCTATCAGGAGCACATTCGTTACCTCGGTAGCTGCTATAACCGGCAGTGGCGTCAAGGGAATGCAGGCCGCATCGGCCAACCAGTATTTTGCCGGGGCCAGCGGATTCCCCGACTTTATGATCTTCGACCTTGATATGCTGCACAGCGGTGCAGGCGCCCTTAAAATGACGGGCTTCTATGATCACAACTGGCAAATAGATGAAAAGAATACGAGTTACTCGAAATAGGATAATACAAGTCAACTTATGCGCACTACTTTATTCGCTTTCTTATTGATCTTTTTGTGCAGCCCCATGCTGCATGCACAGGAGCAGGGTATACATCCCCAATCCCAGACCTATGAATGGCCTGCTGATCCACTGGTAAAAGCCAAGCTCGACAAGTGGCAGGACCAGAAGTTTGGCATGATCATACACTGGGGTTTGTACGCCGTGCCTGGTATGATTGAGTCCTGGGCGCTTTGTTCGGAAGACTGGATCGATCGCGACAGCAATATCGCTTATGATGATTTTAAAAAATGGTACTGGGGACTGAGGAAGGATTTCAACCCGGTCAACTTCAATCCCGAACAGTGGGCCGCTGCCGGTAAAGAGGCAGGCATGCGCTACCTGGTATTTACGACCAAGCACCACGATGGCTTTTGCATGTTCGATACCAAACAAACAGATTTCAAAATATCCAATGGCCCCTTCGCCAACAATCCCAAGGCTGATGTAGCGAAATACGTGTTTGATGCTTTCCGCAAGGAAGGATTTATGATCGGTGCTTATTTCTCCAAGCCCGATTGGCATACTGAATACTACTGGTGGCCCAAATACGCTACAGCCAACCGCAACAACAATTACGACATCCATAAATATCCCTGGCGCTGGAACAAGTACAAGGAATTTACGTACAACCAGATCAGTGAGCTGATGAATAACTACGGCGCCATGGACATCCTTTGGCTGGATGGCGGCTGGGTACGCCCAAGGGAAACAGTGAATGCCGAAGTGCTTTCCTGGGGGGCGCCTATTCCCGAATGGAGCCAGGATATCGACATGCCTAAGATCGCGGCCATGGCCAGAAGCAAACAGCCCGGATTGCTGGTGGTAGATCGTACCGTGCATGGCCCTTATGAAAATTACCAGACACCCGAGCAGCGTATACCCGAAAAACAACTGGATTATCCCTGGGAAAGCTGCATGACACTGGCCAACAACTGGGGCTTTGTAAACAATGATCAATTCAAATCGCCGGCGAAGGTCATTCACTCACTTATTGAGATTGTGGCCAAAGGTGGCAGCCTCTTGTTGGGTATTGGTCCCAAGGCTGATGGCACCCTGCCAGCCGAAGCAACAGAACGATTGGCGGCCATCGGTCAGTGGACGAAAGTAAATGGAGAGGCCATCTACAATACCCGTACAATTAAGCATTTCCAGGATGGCAATACTTTCTTTACGCAAAGTAAAGATGCTGCCACGGTCTATGCCTTGGTGCGTATAAAAGAAGGAGAAGCATTACCGGCAACGATAACCTGGAAAGGCAATCTGCCTAAAAAAGGCGCTAAGATCAAATTATTGCAAACTGGTCAGCCCGTTAAATGGGTGGTGGAAGGGGATGCTGTAAAACTAACCTTACCCGCTGCTTTACTGAAATCTAATGACAGCTATCCGGCATTGGCCTTTGCTTTTATACCCTCATCTCATTAATTATGCCTCATCGTTCCATATACTTCCTGTTTTGTTTATTAGCGCTGCGCGCAACTGCACAAGACCGCTATGAATTAAACTCCGGCTGGCAATACGCACCGGCTGCCACGGTGAAAGTGCAGGGCACAGACTTGTCAATGCCCAACTATCCTCTGGCAGGCTGGAAACCCGCCATCGTACCCGGCACAGTACTCACCACCATGTTGCATCACAAACAGGTGCCCGATCCTTTTTATGGCATGAACAATGAGTTGATCCCCGATATATATACCACCGGCCGCGATTATTATACCTGTTGGTTTGTAAAAGATTTTAAAGAAGTTTATCCCACTGCCGGGCAGCAGGTATGGCTGCAATTCCGTGGTGTTAATTATGGTTGCGATGTATTCCTCAACGGTCATAAGCTCAACGAGGTTACTTTCAAAAGCATGTTCCTGCGGCAGCAATACAATATCACACCCTGGCTCACCAAAGATGGTAGCAACAGGCTGGCGGTGATCGTATATCCACCCGATCCGGTAGGTAATCCCAATGGCGGGCAAGGTGGAGATGGCCGGATAGCTAAGAATGTTTCTCACCAGTATGTAGCCGGTTGGGATTGGATACAGCCCATCCGCGACCGCAACACGGGCATATGGGACAAGGTATATATTGAGAAGACCGGCGTGGTGAATCTGAAGAATCCCCATGTGGTTACAATGGTGCCGGGTAAAAGAATGCCCTCGGGACCACAGCAGCCGGCAACTATTAAGATGACGGCCGAACTGGAAAATACTTCGGATAAACCAGTGCAAGGCATATTGCAATATACCCTGGCGGGAAAAAAAATATGGAAAGCCGTTACCATTCCGGCCAATACCACAGCATTGGTCACTCTACCCAATGCAATCCTCAACAATCCCCGCCTCTGGTGGCCGGCAGGTTATGGCCAGCAGGAGCTGTACACAACAGAACTGCAATTCCTGGTCAATGGAAAACCAGCCGATAAAGAATCATTGACCTTTGGTGTACGGGAAATACAAAGGGTATGGAATACCACCACGCTGAGCAGCCAGTTCAACGTGAACGGACAAAAGATATTCATCAAAGGCGGCAACTGGATCATTTCCGATGCGATGCTGCGGTTCACCGATGAGAGATATGATGCGGAAATTCGTTACCACCGTGATATGAACCTCAACCTCATTCGCATATGGGGCGGGGCTTTACTGGAGCGGCCTGAGTTTTATAAAGCCTGTGATAAATATGGTATGCTGGTGTTCCAGGATTTCTGGATGTCGGGCGATTGCAATGGCCGGTGGCAGGATCCTAAAAAAGCAGAGGATCAGGCCACGAGGCGCAAATACCCTGATGACCATGACCTGTTCCTGCGTTCTGTGGCTGATGGGATCAAACTCATCCGCAATCACCCTTCCCTGGCTATCTGGTGCGGCGGCAATGAGATCACACCACCTGATGATATCCTCGCTGCTATGCGCGATTCCCTCTTGCCTCAACTGGATGGCACACGGGTGTTCTTTGATTATTCCAATTCCGACAGCATGTCGATGAACATACTGAAAGGCAATGGAGATGGCCCATATAATATACAGCCTACAGATACTTTCTGGAAATTTCGCACCTATCCCTTCAACTCAGAAGTGGGGTCTGTTGGTTTGGGCGATTATGAATCACTGAAACGATTCATTCCTGCCGCGAATAGGGTGCCCCCTGTATATACCCCGGCTGCGGGTGGTCAGCGGGCGCGTGAGAAAGCTGATTCCGTATGGGAATACCATAAGTACATTGGCTACCAGGATCAAATTGCCAGGTATGGCCCTGTAAAAGATGCGCGTGACTTTGCTATGAAAGCACAACTGGTGAATTACGACCAGTATCGTGCCCTTATGGAAGGATTCACCGCCCATATGTGGGATTGGTATACCGGTACCATCATCTGGAAAACACAAAATCCCTGGACCGCCCTGCGCGGCCAGATGTATGACTACTACCTCGATCCCAACGCCTGCCTCTATGGCCTGCGCAAAGGCGGTGAACCGGTGCATGTAATGTACAATCCTGTTGAAGGCACGGTGATGACCGTTAACAATCGTTTCATATCGAATGACAGTGATTACCTGGCCATAAAAGCATATGATATGGCTGGAAAAAGTATACCGCTGCCCGGTTCACGGGTGAAGCTGGATGCCAGTGCTGTCAATACATTTATGAACATAAAGGATACAGTAGATAAGCTTCGCGCAGAAAAAGGGATATTTCTGTCGATTAGGTTAGTTAGCTCCGACGAGCTTACCCATGGCAGCAACAATCTGTATTGCCTGCCTGCTGCCAACGGACAATATGCAGGTCTCAACGAACTGAGGCCTGCCACCCTGGGCGTTAATGCCACCATGATGGAGTCGGGTAAAATGCTTGTAGAGTTCATAAATAAGACGGGCAGCATAGCCTTCTTCAACCGTATTTCAATACTGCATCCCCAAACAAAGGAGCGTATCCTACCGGCCTTCTATAGCGATAACTATATTACCATCTTGCCCTATGAACGAAAATTTGTATCCATTGAATGGAACGACAAGTCCCTGACCCCGCTGGTAAATGTAGAAGGGTGGAATGTGACAACAAAAACGGTGATCCCGTCAACAGGAGCTGCCGGCAAATGAGTAATTTTGTATCCTTATGCATGACATACAGACCCGTGAAGATATAGAATTGCTCGTCAATGAGTTTTATAAGAAAGTGGTGCCTGATCGCCTGATCGGGCATTTCTTTACCCGCGTAGTTCATTTTACCTGGGAAGAACATATTCCCGTCATGATCTCCTTCTGGGAAACCGTGTTGCTGGGGCAGCAATCCTACAAAGGCAACCCCATGGTAAAGCATATAGAACTGGATGCCTTGTATCCCCTCGATCCCCTGCATTTCGATCGCTGGCTCTACCTATGGCAAGAGACGGTACGCCAGCTTTATGCAGGCGACAAAGCCAACGAAGCGGTAGACCGGGCGCATTCCATTGCTAAGATCATGAAGGCCAAGATCGCAGCGCGGCACCTGCCAGGGTGAGTTTGTAGTACAGCATTGCCCCTGGTCAGGCCATAGAACATGGCCACCGCATTCATGTCTTTCGGTACTGCTGCATATCGCCTGGGTTCCAGGTCCTGTCCTTGTATTTTTTTAGCTCCTGCGGCTTCAGTTTTTATGTGATTCAATAAACTGTTTTGTTTGCTCCGGGTAAATACTGATGAAATGGGTCCTTATCAGGTTGGGATCAGCATTGGTTTTCTCTTCCTGCTTTAGTGTGATGGCGCGGGAGGGGAGGGCAGGCATGTGGCAGTCAATGCAATTGGTGTTGATGGCATTGGCTGGCAGTTTCGCTGCAAAGCTATGTGTTACCGCTTGGTGGCAGCTCGCGCAACGCTGCGATAATACGGCCATGTTCTCCCTTTCCTGCACATGTGGATTGTGACAGGAAGTACAACTCAGTACATTACTTTTAATATAGCACTGGCTGCCTGTGATCAGTTGGTATTGGTTGCCATGTACGTCCAGTTTACTGACGTCCCCACCGGTCTTGATAGCCGATGAAAAATACTGGGACAGTGAATCGCCCGGCTTAAAGGAAAAGATCGAATTTTTTGTAGTATGACCTCCTGAATGGCATTGGGCGCAAAGGTCTACCTGTCGCTGTCGGGACAGTTGTTTATAAAGGGCTATATGCTGTGCTTGCTTTTCCTCCGGATGGGAAGAGTGAAAACTTACATGTTCCGCTGCCGGACCATGGCAGCGCTCGCAATCCATGCCATAGATCACTTTGGTTTTATCAAAATAGTCCACCATTCGTTCCCCTTCCTGTTGCGTGCCCTTGCGTTCGATATACGAGCCGTGACATTCAAAACAGCCAATATTGATCAGCCGGTCAAAGCGTACCTTGTCTGCCGGGTAACTGGGGCTGTTTACCCATGCCTTGGCCCAAACAGAATACGATACCGGCAGTTGAAACACATTGTCATCATACCAGTATAAATAAGTTTGTGCTTTACGGCCCGATCCCACTACCACGCCAAACGGAAATGCCTGCTTTTCCTGGTCATTCATATAGGCTACCTGGAACAGGCCATTACTCCTTTGTTCCATGGCTACTTTTACATTGGCCCGGTAATGAAAGGCATTCCTGCCGGATTCAAAACTCCCTTTGATAGAGGCGGTAGAAGGGCTGGCAGAAGTATTGCGATGGGCCGTAGCCAGGTAACTTTTGTGAATCTCCTGATGGCAGTTGGTGCAGGCTGCTGAACCAATATAACCTGTACCCCTTAGATCTGCTGTGGTAGCCATTCCCTTCTCCGGTTTGGAAAGGCATTGCGAAAGCGTAAGCACCAATATGAAAATGATGGCTGTAATGGCAAGACTATGTTTGTATCGTTGCATGGTTATTTCTGAATATAATAATAGTAAAACCCCTTGTAAAAACAAGGGGTTACCAAAACTAACTGCTATATGAAATCATTATTTATAATCGTCATTCTGTTTCAGGTTGGGATTCTTATCGATCTCTACCTGTGGAATGGGGAACAAGATGCGTGTTTTACCATCCAGTTTAGGACGGTGATTGAACCATATCTTACGGCTGTATACACCAAAGCGGATCAGTTGTTGACGGCGTTGTCCTTCGGCGGCAAATTCCCAACCCAGTTCGTCGAGCATTCTTCCATAAGGGATATCTGCTCCACCCTGCAGATCGGAAATGGTGCCATCGATATTCTGCCAGCCATACTTATAAGAGCTGCCCATTTGTAGTTGGGCGCCGGTCACAGTGGCCTTTGCAGGATTGGTAGTAGCAAAAGCTCTTTTCCGCACGTTGGTCACGATCACGGCTGCCTCATCTGCCTTACCAGTACGAAGCAAAGATTCTGCTTTCATCATCATAATGCCTGCCAGGCGAAATACGGGATAGTCATTGCTCAAGCCGCCCCGGGCACCGGGCTTGATCTCATACTTGCCTATACGGAATCCGTCGAAGAAATCAGTGTTGTCAATGCTGGGTACCTTCTTTACATAAGTAAGGATCAATGCGCCCGTAGCTACATTGTATTGAGGGCCCTGGATCCAGGTATCCTTCATGCGGGTGTCATCCGGGTCATAAGTATCGATGAACTGAGGCACAGCACAGTTACCACCCCAGGGTTGGGCAGCCAGGTCAAGCACATTACGGTGTGCAGAAGCCAGTGTTTTCATGTGGATGCTGTTCTGGGTAGCAAAGATCTCATCGAAAGGCACTGCAAATACCAGTTCCTTAGAGGTATTGTTATTCGTAAGGAAGTTGGTTTTAAAAACAGGCTCCAGTATATAGGGTCCCTTGGTCAGGATCTCATCACATTGTTCAATACATTTTGCCCATTGAGCTGTACCAGTATACACTTCGGCATTGAGGTACAGGCGTGCCAGCGTAGCGCGGGCAGCCCACTTGTTAAAGCGGCCATAAGTGCTATTGTCTGCTTTTTCACTCAGCAGGCCGATATTGTCCAGCAGTTCTTTTTCGATAAAAGCATACACTTGGGCACGGGTGCTTTGTTTGGGGCGCGCAGTGTCTTTAAAATTGGTTACAATGGGTACATTGCCATGATTGTCGATCAGCATGGAATAATAGAAGGCGCGTGCTGTTTTCAATTCGGCCACGAGGGCCTCTTTGCCTGTGGTAACCGGGATAGAACCTTCCTCAATTTGAGAGAGGATCCTGTTTACCGCATTTACTCCTTTAAAATTCTCATTCCAGGAGTTGATTGGCTGCCATTCTGTAGGTGTCCATTCATGCTTGTGCATACGCTGGTAAGTACCGGCATCATACCATCCATTGGGACGTACCGGTGTTACAATAATATCAGCCGGCTCTTCCTGCAGGTCAAAATCTCCCTGCCAGCCTACCATTACCGTACGTAGCACAGTGTATGCCGGACCAATAATGGCTGGAATGTCTTTCTCTGTCGGTTTGAATGATGTTTCCAACACCTGGTCATATACTTCTTCGTCCAGCTTCGTACAGGAGCCCAACATGATGGAGATACCCAAAGCCAGGTATAGTGTGGTCAGAATTTGTTGCTTTTTCATATAGTGAGTTGTAATACTTTGTTTAGAATGTCATGTTTACACCAGCTGTGAAAGTGCGCATGGTAGGATATTTGTCCCTGGAATCAGATCCGGGATCAAGGCCCAGGCGGCTCACTTCGGGGTCGATACCTTTGTACCCGGTTATAACGATCAGGTTTAATCCGGAAGCAAATACCCGCAGGTTCTTAATGTATTTGTTGCCGCCTACATTAAAATTATAACCCAGCGTTACGTTGTCGATCTTCCAGTGGTCGCCATTCTCAATATAATGCGATACATATGCCAGTGGAGATGACAATCTGGCTTTGCCATATACTTTGTCGAATGCGCTTTCGAGCATATTATACGCCTTCACAGTGGGATTTTCATAATACATACGTTGGTAATTGAGGATCTGGTAGCCAAATTGTCCGCGCATGTTCACAGCCAGGTCGATCCTTTTGTAGCTGAAAGAAAGATTCACACCTGCTGTATGTTTGGGAACACCATTGCCCAGTATTTTACGATCATCACCGGATGCAGCGCTCAGGAGCTTGGGTTTACCGTCCTTGTCTTCAATGATCCATTTGCCACTGTCGTCAACATCAATGGATTTGTAACCAAAGAAATTACCAATAGGTTGACCCACTTTTACCCGGTGGGTAATGATCTGAATAGGCTCGCCGGTATGACCTGCATCAAAGAAGTCATTGGCCAGCTTGAAGCGGTCGTCAGAAGAGATAGATACCAATGTGTTTTTATTGTAAGACCAGGTTACATTACCCCTGAACTGGAAATCTTTCGTTCTTACGATATCCGCATTCAGTAATATTTCAATACCCTGGTTTTTCATTTCGCCGGCATTGGCCAGTGTGCTGCTTTGGAAATTTGGTGGTACAGGTACGGGGAAATTATACAGCATATCCTTTGTGCGGCGTTGATAAACATCTATACTACCACTAATACGATTACTCCAAATTGCAAAGTCAAGACCGAAGTTGATCTCGGTTTTCTTTTCCCAACGCAGATCAGGGTTACGATTACGTACAGGCTCGATAGGTTGAATCCATCCGCCATTGTACAGGAACCTGTTGTTGGAATAGTTAAGACTGATGAGCGACATGTAAGGGTCATTGGGTACAGTACCTGTAATACCAAAACCAGCTCTCAGTTTCAGGTCATTGATAAAGTCCACATTCGACATAAATGACTCTCTGCTGATCCTCCAGCCCAGTGAAGCGGCGGGGAAAGTACCCCATTTGTAGTTGGCGCCAAACTTAGAGGAGCCTTCATGGCGTACGATGGCAGATATCAGGTATTTCTCATCAAATACATAGTTCAGACGTCCGAAAAAGCCGATGAGTTTATTGTTATTCTTAAAACTGCTCATGCCTACAGCGCCATTTGCCAGCTGCAGGGCGTCGCCAGATTGCAACCTGTTGTAAGAATACAGGTCAGTTGGGAAATTGGAGTTGTTGGCAGAAAAACCTTCACTGGTTACATCCTGGTAGCTATAGCCACCCATGATGGTAACTTTATGGAGGTCCATGATATGGGTGTAATCGGTGGTGAATTCCAACAGGTTGTCGCGCAGGTAATCTGTACCCCTTGAGGCATAACCTGTTCTGCGCAGGGTTTCAGATGCCCGGTGGTTTTTGTTTTCTGCATAACCGTTCAGGTTGGTACGCTTTACGGAAGACAGCAACAGTTTCAGGTTGAGGTTGCGGATAGGTGTAAACAGTACATTGACGTTGTAACGCATTTCGTTTTGAACACTTTCTCCATCCACTTCCTGTATAGGGCGAAGGGGGTTATCATAGTTATAGGCATTGGGATCTTCCCGGTAGAAGCCTGCTGAATTGTACACGCTATCTGTTGGGTTGCGTATGATGGCCTGACGGTAAATATAAGCGTAGTTGGGAGCGTCGAAATACTTACGGTTGCGTCCGATCACATTGAGGTTTAACTTCAGCTTGCCATCAAACATAGAATGGTTGATGTCTGCACGACCGAGAAGTTGTTCATTCTCTGATCTTTTGAAAAAACCCTGCCATTGCCGCAGGTTCAAAGTGGCTACATAATTCGTTTGTGCATTGCCTCCCTGGAAGGAAATATTATGCGTTTGACTCACCGGCTTCCTGCTTATTACATCCAACCAGTCGGTAGATGTACCCATATCGGTATTAGCAGGAAATATGCCTTCTTTGATGCCCCTGCGGTATCCGTCCGCATCCAGGAAATCCATTTTGCGGGCGATGGTTTGAACATTTACCTGTCCCTCGTAGGTAACTGTTGAAGGGCGGTTGCCTTTTTTGCGGGTAGTGATCAATACCACCCCGTTGGTGCCGCGCGTACCATAAATGGCCGCAGCGGAACCGTCTTTTAATACATCTATTGACTCAATATCTTCCGGAGCAACAGTGTTGAGTGCGCCGGGGATACCATCGATCAATACCAATGGTTGGGTGGAAGACATGATTGTACTGCTTCCGCGTAAGGATATTTGTGTGGTGGCATTGGGATCGCCGCTGGCTGTTACCACAGATACACCGGCTACTTTACCTTGTATCAATTGGCCTGCATCACGCGCAAACCCTTTGGTGAAATCTTCTGATTTTACACTGGCTACAGCACTCGTTACTTCACCTTTCTTTTGTTTGCCATAACCTACCACTACTACTTCATCAAGATTGGCGCTGCTGGTTTGCAGTGTTATGTTCAGCGTTGTTTGATTGCCTACTTTAACTTCCTGCGGAGCGAAACCTGTACCCGAGAAAGCCAGGATGCTTTCTCCACTGGGTACCTCAATAGAGAAGGCGCCTTTGGCATCGGTGGCAGTACCTTGTTGAGCATTTTTTACCTGAACCGAAATGCCGGGAAGTGGGTTTCCCTTGGCATCTTTTACAACTCCTGTTACCGTAATGGCTACGGGCGCCTTTTTGTAGAATGGCAGGTCCGGAGCAAAAGCGCGGACTGAGACAGGCGAAAAACATAGGCAGGATACTATGCCTGCGCCTGCAATGAGCTTGATCATAAGCAATGTGATTTGTTTGTTTAGTGTTTATGTACAATCGTTCGCTTACTATGTAAGAGAGGCTACTGTATTTTTTAGTCAAACGGGTACTGGTGATCGAAGTCCGGATAAGATTATATGGCAATAGAATTCCCCGCCGCTCTACACAGCCTTGTCATGAATGCGTTGATAAAGGATGTAACGAAAATATCACATGCCGGTAAGATTCTGTTTATGGTATTTAACCGTGTCTTGACAGATTTTAACTTTAATTGTTAACAAGACAATTAATGATTTCGTTTGTGTAGCGGAGATATTTCGTTGTAAGCAGTTTGCTGAATTGTTGTGGTGGATTGTGTGTTGCTATTAGCGATGATCGAACTGCTGGAGGCTCGTAGCATCGCTGTTCCTGATAAGTTTACGTTCCTTTTCAGCAATGCTAAACCGTGATAGTAGGTTTTGCAATCGGTATCTGCAAACGATTCCGTTAATAAACATGCACTTATCTGAAAAAATATTGAACTTGGGTTAGATGTTACTTTAGAACAGCTATTAACCAAAACTAT encodes:
- a CDS encoding multiheme c-type cytochrome encodes the protein MQRYKHSLAITAIIFILVLTLSQCLSKPEKGMATTADLRGTGYIGSAACTNCHQEIHKSYLATAHRNTSASPSTASIKGSFESGRNAFHYRANVKVAMEQRSNGLFQVAYMNDQEKQAFPFGVVVGSGRKAQTYLYWYDDNVFQLPVSYSVWAKAWVNSPSYPADKVRFDRLINIGCFECHGSYIERKGTQQEGERMVDYFDKTKVIYGMDCERCHGPAAEHVSFHSSHPEEKQAQHIALYKQLSRQRQVDLCAQCHSGGHTTKNSIFSFKPGDSLSQYFSSAIKTGGDVSKLDVHGNQYQLITGSQCYIKSNVLSCTSCHNPHVQERENMAVLSQRCASCHQAVTHSFAAKLPANAINTNCIDCHMPALPSRAITLKQEEKTNADPNLIRTHFISIYPEQTKQFIESHKN
- a CDS encoding group III truncated hemoglobin, with the translated sequence MHDIQTREDIELLVNEFYKKVVPDRLIGHFFTRVVHFTWEEHIPVMISFWETVLLGQQSYKGNPMVKHIELDALYPLDPLHFDRWLYLWQETVRQLYAGDKANEAVDRAHSIAKIMKAKIAARHLPG
- a CDS encoding RagB/SusD family nutrient uptake outer membrane protein, coding for MKKQQILTTLYLALGISIMLGSCTKLDEEVYDQVLETSFKPTEKDIPAIIGPAYTVLRTVMVGWQGDFDLQEEPADIIVTPVRPNGWYDAGTYQRMHKHEWTPTEWQPINSWNENFKGVNAVNRILSQIEEGSIPVTTGKEALVAELKTARAFYYSMLIDNHGNVPIVTNFKDTARPKQSTRAQVYAFIEKELLDNIGLLSEKADNSTYGRFNKWAARATLARLYLNAEVYTGTAQWAKCIEQCDEILTKGPYILEPVFKTNFLTNNNTSKELVFAVPFDEIFATQNSIHMKTLASAHRNVLDLAAQPWGGNCAVPQFIDTYDPDDTRMKDTWIQGPQYNVATGALILTYVKKVPSIDNTDFFDGFRIGKYEIKPGARGGLSNDYPVFRLAGIMMMKAESLLRTGKADEAAVIVTNVRKRAFATTNPAKATVTGAQLQMGSSYKYGWQNIDGTISDLQGGADIPYGRMLDELGWEFAAEGQRRQQLIRFGVYSRKIWFNHRPKLDGKTRILFPIPQVEIDKNPNLKQNDDYK
- a CDS encoding alpha-L-fucosidase, which translates into the protein MRTTLFAFLLIFLCSPMLHAQEQGIHPQSQTYEWPADPLVKAKLDKWQDQKFGMIIHWGLYAVPGMIESWALCSEDWIDRDSNIAYDDFKKWYWGLRKDFNPVNFNPEQWAAAGKEAGMRYLVFTTKHHDGFCMFDTKQTDFKISNGPFANNPKADVAKYVFDAFRKEGFMIGAYFSKPDWHTEYYWWPKYATANRNNNYDIHKYPWRWNKYKEFTYNQISELMNNYGAMDILWLDGGWVRPRETVNAEVLSWGAPIPEWSQDIDMPKIAAMARSKQPGLLVVDRTVHGPYENYQTPEQRIPEKQLDYPWESCMTLANNWGFVNNDQFKSPAKVIHSLIEIVAKGGSLLLGIGPKADGTLPAEATERLAAIGQWTKVNGEAIYNTRTIKHFQDGNTFFTQSKDAATVYALVRIKEGEALPATITWKGNLPKKGAKIKLLQTGQPVKWVVEGDAVKLTLPAALLKSNDSYPALAFAFIPSSH
- a CDS encoding glycoside hydrolase family 2 protein — translated: MPHRSIYFLFCLLALRATAQDRYELNSGWQYAPAATVKVQGTDLSMPNYPLAGWKPAIVPGTVLTTMLHHKQVPDPFYGMNNELIPDIYTTGRDYYTCWFVKDFKEVYPTAGQQVWLQFRGVNYGCDVFLNGHKLNEVTFKSMFLRQQYNITPWLTKDGSNRLAVIVYPPDPVGNPNGGQGGDGRIAKNVSHQYVAGWDWIQPIRDRNTGIWDKVYIEKTGVVNLKNPHVVTMVPGKRMPSGPQQPATIKMTAELENTSDKPVQGILQYTLAGKKIWKAVTIPANTTALVTLPNAILNNPRLWWPAGYGQQELYTTELQFLVNGKPADKESLTFGVREIQRVWNTTTLSSQFNVNGQKIFIKGGNWIISDAMLRFTDERYDAEIRYHRDMNLNLIRIWGGALLERPEFYKACDKYGMLVFQDFWMSGDCNGRWQDPKKAEDQATRRKYPDDHDLFLRSVADGIKLIRNHPSLAIWCGGNEITPPDDILAAMRDSLLPQLDGTRVFFDYSNSDSMSMNILKGNGDGPYNIQPTDTFWKFRTYPFNSEVGSVGLGDYESLKRFIPAANRVPPVYTPAAGGQRAREKADSVWEYHKYIGYQDQIARYGPVKDARDFAMKAQLVNYDQYRALMEGFTAHMWDWYTGTIIWKTQNPWTALRGQMYDYYLDPNACLYGLRKGGEPVHVMYNPVEGTVMTVNNRFISNDSDYLAIKAYDMAGKSIPLPGSRVKLDASAVNTFMNIKDTVDKLRAEKGIFLSIRLVSSDELTHGSNNLYCLPAANGQYAGLNELRPATLGVNATMMESGKMLVEFINKTGSIAFFNRISILHPQTKERILPAFYSDNYITILPYERKFVSIEWNDKSLTPLVNVEGWNVTTKTVIPSTGAAGK
- a CDS encoding SusC/RagA family TonB-linked outer membrane protein, yielding MIKLIAGAGIVSCLCFSPVSVRAFAPDLPFYKKAPVAITVTGVVKDAKGNPLPGISVQVKNAQQGTATDAKGAFSIEVPSGESILAFSGTGFAPQEVKVGNQTTLNITLQTSSANLDEVVVVGYGKQKKGEVTSAVASVKSEDFTKGFARDAGQLIQGKVAGVSVVTASGDPNATTQISLRGSSTIMSSTQPLVLIDGIPGALNTVAPEDIESIDVLKDGSAAAIYGTRGTNGVVLITTRKKGNRPSTVTYEGQVNVQTIARKMDFLDADGYRRGIKEGIFPANTDMGTSTDWLDVISRKPVSQTHNISFQGGNAQTNYVATLNLRQWQGFFKRSENEQLLGRADINHSMFDGKLKLNLNVIGRNRKYFDAPNYAYIYRQAIIRNPTDSVYNSAGFYREDPNAYNYDNPLRPIQEVDGESVQNEMRYNVNVLFTPIRNLNLKLLLSSVKRTNLNGYAENKNHRASETLRRTGYASRGTDYLRDNLLEFTTDYTHIMDLHKVTIMGGYSYQDVTSEGFSANNSNFPTDLYSYNRLQSGDALQLANGAVGMSSFKNNNKLIGFFGRLNYVFDEKYLISAIVRHEGSSKFGANYKWGTFPAASLGWRISRESFMSNVDFINDLKLRAGFGITGTVPNDPYMSLISLNYSNNRFLYNGGWIQPIEPVRNRNPDLRWEKKTEINFGLDFAIWSNRISGSIDVYQRRTKDMLYNFPVPVPPNFQSSTLANAGEMKNQGIEILLNADIVRTKDFQFRGNVTWSYNKNTLVSISSDDRFKLANDFFDAGHTGEPIQIITHRVKVGQPIGNFFGYKSIDVDDSGKWIIEDKDGKPKLLSAASGDDRKILGNGVPKHTAGVNLSFSYKRIDLAVNMRGQFGYQILNYQRMYYENPTVKAYNMLESAFDKVYGKARLSSPLAYVSHYIENGDHWKIDNVTLGYNFNVGGNKYIKNLRVFASGLNLIVITGYKGIDPEVSRLGLDPGSDSRDKYPTMRTFTAGVNMTF